In Salvelinus alpinus chromosome 30, SLU_Salpinus.1, whole genome shotgun sequence, a single genomic region encodes these proteins:
- the LOC139559986 gene encoding ankyrin repeat domain-containing protein 33B-like — protein sequence MVLITEDPGGGGGTLLNVQQNGISGGQARIVRGPKDEESSILSETVAGDENEDPNEGDNEESNYYDDDDDDVYQEFEEFDFDTLPDLPKDTKSIDSDNSFYPPDDSLKYRTPSPNTPEPLSFFKACSNNNSIIVKIMIRQGVTKEEVIETDKNNRNGLIVACYMGWVDVVIALSQCPHIDVNWQDNEGNTALMTAAQAGHIMISSYLINYFPNLDLERRNCHGFTALMKAAMQGRADVVRLLMMSGADVEARDYSRKMTSREWALFTCRYETAYLMMRLMAQPCAQQFCDSYKLEWPMLQELVAQRQESKSCWQKVADKVCCRFSLRMKTDPVDDGVMDHMVRITTALSSPLIATACHTVAPRSPPCIGKRRYAVPEILRKQRVDELKCLGPEHFNNNKKLFNNSRVQLVPKKRDRRASLQTQMLQEVAVAGTSVLRRTSLLPLNMMRRSSVRPGIVVPKVRLCKVPSWPNPEKRKKSKDPELLQLPKWRYKEAKEERRRQEEEGKKRRLPTVWMR from the exons ATGGTGCTGATCACAgaggacccaggtggaggtggagggaccTTGTTAAATGTTCAGCAGAATGGGATCTCTGGAGGTCAGGCCAGGATTGTCAGGGGTCCCAAAGATGAGGAGTCGTCAATATTGTCGGAGACGGTCGCAGGCGATGAAAATGAGGATCCTAATGAGGGAGACAATGAGGAAAGCAACTATTACGACGATGACGACGATGATGTCTATCAGGAATTTGAAGAGTTTGACTTTGACACATTGCCAGATCTGCCAAAGGATACCAAGAGTATTGACTCTGATAACTCCTTCTATCCACCCGATGACTCTCTCAAATACAGGACTCCCAGCCCAAACACACCCGAACCTCTGTCCTTCTTCAAGGCCTGCTCCAATAACAATTCCATCATAGTGAAGATTATGATAAGGCAAGGGGTGACAAAGGAGGAAGTGATTGAAACAGACAAGAACAACAGA AATGGGCTGATAGTAGCCTGTTACATGGGCTGGGTGGATGTGGTCATAGCGCTTTCTCAGTGTCCTCATATCGATGTCAACTGGCAAGACAACGAGGGGAATACAGCCCTCATGACAGCTGCTCAAGCAG GCCATATTATGATATCCAGCTACTTGATCAACTACTTCCCCAACCTGGACCTAGAGCGTAGGAACTGCCATGGATTCACCGCTTTAATGAAGGCAGCCATGCAAGGGAGGGCAGACGTTGTTCGTTTGCTCATGATGTCAG GAGCGGACGTGGAGGCGAGGGACTACAGCCGCAAGATGACCTCCAGGGAGTGGGCTTTGTTCACATGTCGCTATGAGACGGCCTATCTGATGATGCGTCTGATGGCCCAGCCATGCGCCCAGCAGTTCTGTGACTCCTACAAGCTGGAATGGCCCATGCTGCAGGAGCTAGTGGCCCAACGCCAGGAGTCCAAGAGCTGCTGGCAGAAGGTGGCAGACAAGGTCTGCTGCAGGTTCTCTCTCCGCATGAAGACGGACCCCGTGGACGACGGTGTGATGGACCACATGGTACGCATCACTACCGCCCTGTCCAGCCCATTGATCGCCACCGCATGCCACACCGTGGCCCCGAGAAGCCCCCCCTGCATCGGGAAGCGGCGCTATGCCGTGCCAGAGATCCTCAGGAAGCAGCGAGTGGATGAACTGAAGTGCCTGGGCCCCGAGCACTTCAACAACAATAAGAAGCTGTTCAATAACTCCCGGGTGCAGTTGGTTCCTAAGAAGAGAGACCGGAGGGCCAGCCTGCAGACCCAAATGTTGCAAGAGGTTGCGGTGGCTGGTACTTCGGTCCTGAGGCGCACCAGCTTGCTGCCCCTGAACATGATGAGGAGGAGCAGTGTCAGGCCAGGCATTGTGGTCCCCAAGGTGAGGCTGTGCAAGGTCCCCTCGTGGCCAAACCCTGAGAAGAGAAAAAAGAGCAAGGACCCCGAGCTCCTCCAGCTACCCAAGTGGAGGTACAAAGAGgccaaggaggagaggaggaggcaagaggaggaggggaagaagagACGTTTACCCACAGTGTGGATGCGCTGA